The sequence gcatcggcaggtggactctcaaccactgcgccaccagggaagcccctgttccatttttttaatccagttgttcattttcttattgttgagttttgagagttctttgggtattttggataccagtcctttatcaaatgtgtcttttgcaaatattttcccacagtctgtggcttgtctttttgttctcttgaCAGGGTCTTGTGCAGAGTGGAAgttgttaattttaataaagtccagcatgtcaattatttctttcatggattgtgcctttggtgttgtatctaaaaagtcatcaccatacccaaggtcatttaggttttctcctgtgttatcttctaggagctttatagttttgcattgTACCTTTAGGTATGTGATTCATGTGAACTTAAGTTTTGTGAAATGTGTAgtgtctgtgtctagattcatgtTTTTTAtgtgtggatgtccagttgttccaggcTAGTTGCTTTTCTAGTAGCTGTAATATAACTTTACTGCTGAGTCTGATGAGTCTCATCATGTCCATCGTTTTCTTAAGTTTTTTCGTGTGTTCAAACAGTgatccatttataattttaagaacAGTTGTTAactaacttgaaaagaaagtatttttcaacataaaagttaaagaaaaattacccAAAGCTTAAAAGAATCGCAAAGTTGTACTATATCTTACTGTGGTGTGTTAGGCATTCAAGTGCTTTTACAGTGTGGGAAGCGCAGGCCCTGAGAAGCTGTCCCTGCACTTGCTGGTGCTGAGCTGCCTATGACGGAGGGAGTTGGTGGTTTTCAATTTAGAATATAATATTTGAAtgcatgttattttaaaaatgagtatttaAAATGCAATTCTAATTAAATGTAGAACCTCTGAATCACCTCTGTGGAATATGATTTTCTCTAGAAATGTTAACTAATGATGGGGGGTTTGACGTATAGAATAGGACTCTGTGCACAGTAGTCATTCcgtaaatatttgctattatatctaaatattttaataaatatttatgtctgaaatatcttaaatattttaataaacaaaatttattaaatatcttacaGATAAACtatcttaaatatttcatatatataagtTGTCCTCAAAACGTATCAGTAGAAAATGCAAAGCTAGTAAGACTGTGTCCTGGTGCCAAATACTAAGTTAACCTTTTTCTTATTCACAGGCTAAAAGGTCAGATTCCTGAAATTAAGCAGACTTTAGAAATTCTAAAGTACatgcagaagaaaaaagtaagtgCAGTTTTCTTTGTAAACAGGAGCAAACCAGGATACTTCAGCAGAGACATGTGTTCCTTGACTCCTTGGTCACTGGTATTTGAACCAGTCCTGAGCATGTGTACTGACATCACAGACAGTGAGACATGTGGCTTTCCGCCAAAAGTCAGGTTTAATTCTAGGACCCACACTTCTTGGGGTATTTTACTTATATGTAGTATCTGCAGAACTTAAATGcaatttgaaattcttttaagtacaaaaagaaaatgtcattttgagCAGCATCTAATAgtttctgttgttattgttattgttctctctaaGAATAAGGAGTGAGTCCAGTACTTACAGAGCtggaaaaaattttagaaatgacgTTTCAGGTTCTCATTTCACAGCTGAGGCAACATTTGCAAAGAGGCTACACTTGAGCACTGTTACATAGCTAGTTCCTGGCAGAACTGGATTTGAGACTCTTCCAAGTCCTCATCCAATATTTGTTACATAAGCAGgctgtaaaaattaaatgtcataagtatattgtatttaaaatagtatgtgtatgtatatatgatttaTTACTTGACTGGTAGAATAACTACGTTTCTAGTATGTTTTTTATGTCATGAACTTAACAAGAGGCTTCAGAAAATTGGTTGTTGAGCACGAAGCACTGATGAAGTAATAATAGCGCTTGTctagtgcttactctgtgccaggcactggggtgtgtgtgggggcggggaggggtgtgagactggggtgtgtgtggggggggcggtGTGAGTGTGTGAGAACTCTGCTTGCCACAGCCTTCAGAGCTATAGTAAGTAGCTGAGCCAGGATGCACGAGCCTCCCTGCCCATCCATCTGGCTCCAGCATTCCTTTCTTTACCACTCTACTTAGTCTGTGTGATAGGACTGTTTTAAATGGCTTAGGTTCAGTTCTGTGATCTCTTCCTTATAACCTTGGTGTGAAAATGGACTGTTTACAGTACTGTCATTTTTTTTGAAGGAGTCCACCAATTCACTGGAGACCAGGTTCTTACTGGCAGATAACCTGTATTGCAAAGCTTCAGTTCCTCCTACCGATAAAGTGTGTTTGTGGTTGGGGGTAAGTAAATGTAATAGCCACAACTTCCTTGGCTGACATTTGTAAAGCATTATTGTTGAAGCTGTGGAAGGAATGAAGGGGTGGCATTCAGGGGGATCGGGAGTGTGAGGAAGATTGCCGCAGAAACATGCTCGAGTCTCTCTCAATCAAAACAAAACGGACCAAAACCCTGCTTCCCCTCCAACTAATGCTTTAGCTCTTAAATGTAACAGAAGGTGCTGTTGAACCTTAGATAGATGTTTCTTCATCATCAGATTTTGTTAGTTCTAGAAAGATCTCTCTAAATTTGAGGGGGCAAGGATTATTACAAAAACCTTGAGGTTagaacccatttttaaaaatcatatatttcaATTTTGATGATTTCACAGACCTTCTCTgtgattttttcctattttactcCTCTCAGTCCCATGATCGACCAGCCAAGCCATTCCTGACTGTCCAGCTAGCTATCCATAGGTCTTGTTACCTCAGGCAAGTTCCCATACAAAGCAGCCAGTCAATACTGCTCTCAGCTCTCCCAGCTGGGAGGATTTCCGCTTGCTATCCTGTAGAGTCATCCCTGAGAGGCAGTCTCGTGCCATGAAAGATAGGCAGATTCGTACATGGAAACTCACTTCTCTGTCCCTTAGTTCCTCCTCCTGATTTCTGTTAGCTGTAATCTTTTCAGAGTTTGTACATTTATTTCTACAAGCATAATTCCCGTACTTGTTTAGCTTTAGTTCTGTAAATGGAACAGCTGTCCACCCAGTAGCCCAAATTCTAAGGGTTattgtcctttgtttctctttcccttgGCACACATTTAATCAGCAAGTGGGGATAAGGTGATTTCATAAACTAGACTGGGACAACagggagctctctctctctctctctctctctctctctctcaagagaGAGAATTACGGCTGGAGCCCACCTTACACGATGGTGAATTCCAAGTGGATCACATTTGAAATGTGTGATGAAATACTGACACCATCAAAATTGTAGGCCAAGTCACAGATAACTTATTTAGAGCCCTGAAATAAGGATGGTTTTTCAGGCCTCAAAATTCAGAAACCATgagcaaagtcaaaagacaatcaacaggaaaaatatttgtaactcaTATCACAGGCAAAGGACTGACAGGTTTGCAGGGCGACTTGGAGTTGTGTTTTGGGCATGTCAGTCTTGAGGTGACTATTAGACCGTCAAATAGAGAGGCCGATCAGGCAGTAGTTGAGAGGTGAATCAACTAAGGAGATATACTTGGCACAGGGTACTTCCTGAATGAATGATTGATGTTTTTTGACATGAATGaagtgtttttaaatgtattcgaTTTTCTCTTGTTAAAAGTAAGCAAAGTCTagaaattttctggaaaagaataataagaaGCATCAGTCATTGAGAAATGAGATTGTGGGTCTGGGTTTTAGAGAGGCATTTACTGTGCACTGAATATTTTTAGTCCTATCtgaatttttatacagttttctgATTATCATGGATTGGCATATTCAGTCAATAAGAATGTAGCACCTACTTTGTGCTAAGCACTTTCatgttgtctcatttaattcttccaaCAATCCTTTGGGtaattttcaaattccatttgCCAGATAAGGAAAGTGGTTCAGGAAATGCCCGGTGTTAAGTCAGGTGCTAGGAGTATGGTTCCCCCTGTGTCAGCATTTACTCTGGAGGTAGGAAGGGGGCAGTAAAAGCCAGCTGTTTCTCTCAGTGGATCAAATGTAGAtaatatgtatgtttttgaaaacttttgGTATCTTAAGCTCAGAAACAACTATTTCAGTTGATCTGAATGTAGTACTATTTGGTGTCACAATAGAGCTAGTAGAAAGATAGGATTTGGTAACTAAAGATACTGGTTCTTATGGTAATTCTTCCATTTATGTAGTATCCCCGAAAGCGTAGGTAACCTGACCTCTCggagcctctgttttcttaacTGTAGAGAAGGTAACTTGCCTCTCCAGGGTTGTTATGACGAGTAAATGATAAAATGTGTGTGAATATATTCTCTAACCCAGGGGTCAGTAAATGTTCTGTTAAGGGCCAGAgggtaaatatttttggttttgcagACCACACGGTCTCTGTCACAAGTAGTACTTAGCTTTGCCACTGTAGCATGCAAGTCTAAGTGAATAAAGAATGGCTGGGTTTCAATAAAACTTAGGACAAAAGGCAGCCGGCCGGATTTGGCCCAAGGGCTGTAGTTTGCCAGCCCCCGTTCTAACCTGTAAAGCACTGGGTAAGTGTGCGGACATTGTCATGCTTTTCTCTCTTCAGGCAAATGTAATGCTTGAATATGATATTGATGAAGCTCAGGCATTGTTGGAAAAGAATTTATCGACTGCCACAAAGAATCTTGATTCTCTTGAGGAAGACCTCGACTTTCTTCGAGATCAGTTTACTACCACAGAAGTCAGTATCCTTTCCTGAAAAAAGGCAAAGgggggaaaggagaaagatgCTTTCAACGTTCTTACATGCATTGCTTTAATGAAAAGAATGTCCTTATTCTTAGACTGATGTTAAGTTGCAGATTTTATGAGAGTAGTAAATGACATACTTGGAACtaatatttaataactttatagaTAGACTAATCTGAATTTGAAGTGTGGAAACAGCAAGTCGATTTAGCAAatgagtatttttctttcaaatattttcccgaGACATCTTCATAGCTAGTCAAGTAGTGTATTTATTAAGGGTCTCCTGTGTCCCTGCAACTGTGCTAAGCTGTATGGGGCATGGGCTGGTGAGAGGATCAGTGCATGACAAGAAGAGTGGCGAAGTCTTGCTCTGTTACAACTGCGCGTGTGAACCTGCTGAATGATCGTCTCACAGCAAAATATAAGTGAGTTCACTTCATGTACTCAACACCAAGGCAGTTTAAAGTTAGGGAAAGATAGGTGTGGGCTGGAATTAGCTCAGAGCAGGCTTTGAGAAGATAGGACTGAGACTGTATTTAAGGCAGAGAGAACAGGCGGCGGCAGGTATTCTGCTCGAGGGGGAGGGCTCGCATGTTGACCCAGCTGCTCGCGCGCTCCTGTCGCCTAGCCTAGTCGTCAGCCCCGCACGGTCACCCAGCACAGAAACGTGGGAGTTGACCTTCGCTCCTCTCTCTTTCATCACCAGAAGCCGACTAATCACCAGATTCTTGTCAGCTTTCCCTTGTAAATCTCTCTGTCCATTGCTGTTACTCTCATTTTGGCCTTCTAGAAGCTAGACTCAGTAGTTTTCTAGTCTGGTTTCCTCACATCTGTCCTTTACACTGTCTCCACCATGAATTCACTGAGTCACACTTCTTTTTATTCCTCTGGTTATAATGCTTCAGTGTTCTTTGTTACATGTAAGGTATGCACGTGGGCGCCCTGTGAGGTGCTTCCTGCCAGTCTTACCTCATGCCACTGACTGCTTCCTGCCTTGGCCCTCTCCCAGTGCACCCAAGTTCCAAATAACCCCGATCGGTTTTTCTCAGCCCCCATATGTGCTGTGTCCTTTGTCCACACTTGGTTCCTCGTAGCTAGACTCATTTCCCCCTGTTTACCTGGGTTCCTCTGTTTTGTCTATCATATGTCGGCTCAAGCAGCAGAACATTTCTGGACATTTTCCAGTCCTCTCAGGGTGTTTTGTTGTTCCTCTGTGGCTCCCAGTGCACTTTGCACgtagtgctttatttatttttcattccagaCTGGGAGCTCTTCAAGTGTAGGAGCTCCACTTTCTCTCCTCCACAGCACGTAGCACATGACAGGTGTTGAGTGGTTGGTGAGGGAAGGCAGGCCTGTTTGAGGCCTAGAGCAGGAGTTGGCACGTGACTGGTAATGTGGAGActtcattcacacacacaaaaaaaacaaaactataacaTTCCCAGAAGATAACAttggagaaaatctagatgaccttcaGTACAATGGTGGCATTTTGGATATaccaccaaaggcatgatccatgaaacaAATAATCGATATGTGAAGGCCTACGCAGGGTGGTGTTTGTGGAAAGGAAAAGatgtagatgcttaataaattgGGTGAGTGTCCTGTTAGCCAAACAGAGGGTAAGAGATAAAGTGATTGATAATTGTAATAATTTAAACATTACATGTCAGTGTATGCTTTGAACTACCTTTGAAATATCATGGATGAAGGGCTCTCTGTAAAACTGTTGACAGTATCAAgcacatatttgttaaatataataCCATAGTTGACTAGATATGCTAAACAATTATTGATTTGAGGCCTTGACTTGATTTTGGTgtaattttgttcccttttttgcCAGATGATACTACACCTTGCTATAGTCActagtattttttgtgtgtgatttctgTCTTTGATTCAGTGTGTGAATGGATACTTAGTCATTGAATGTTCTCTTTAGAAttgcatttgcattttctttgacAATTCTTGCAGATATGGCCAGGGTTTATAATTGGGAcgtaaaaagaagaaacaaagatgatTCTACCAAGAACAAAGCATAATGCTGGCAATTAAAAATGTGGTTCAATTTTCCAAACATGGATTTTAAATACCCCAAAGTTTATCCTTAAAAGTTGCcataactttaaataatttttaacagcaAGAATGatgattaaaactttaaaaaaagataaacaccactttatttatttataaaaacagaattaatttcaaatattttataaaatttgcagtatttttatttttattttttgcatttccaACAAAGTAAATGCTGCTTtcatcattttgtttgtttgtttgttataagAAAAGTCTTAGCTGAAATGGCTGAAAACTGTGAGATATGCTATAGAAGCGGACTTTTTGGACAGTTTAGCacactttacttttttctttattggctgGTGTTACTCTCACTTGTGATGTGGTTAAAACCAGTTTAGAGGTAGGAAAAACAgtttgaatatttgaaaaattgtttttctttagcaCACATGGGGCTTTATGGTCCTCTATTGCTGTTATTTGTCCTATGTAAATGCAGTTTCATGAATTACTGCTTAGCCAATAACTATTATAATATTCTGTACTTTTCAGGAAGTGGTAATTTGCATTCCTAAACAGTAAGAGGGCTATTGAGACAACGCTTTCTAACCCGATATAAGTGTACAGAGCCTAGAGCCTTTGCAATGCTAACATAAAGGAGATCTTGGCCAacatgaaataacaaaattacgCACTGAAAACTCTTGCCTGAGGCGATTTTGTACTTCTTAACGGTTCCCCAAAGCAGCTGAACAGGAatattaagataaatataaatcTGTGATGGTTTAACGGAGTTGTGAGCTTTtttattcatgataaaacttcGTAAGAGTGTTAGAAGATCCCTATGGAAAGCCATTGGTACAGTGGCTAGTACTGGGTGATACAGATTCTGGtaaaaacacaaatgtattattcCATCTCCATGTAGTAAAGAGTATACTTGTACAATGTTTTGTACTTGTATTTCATGATATTAAAACAGTGAAGTTAAAACTGTGGCACAGTACCTTTTTTTATGTTATACTTTCTAAAATTAACATGGGTCTTTTCACATACTCGTAAAGTTTATTTACTTACACCATAACTAGCCGTGTCCCAAGAACCTCTTATGTTTGTAGAAACAACATAAGATCCCTTTGGAAGGAATATAGATAAGCAAACAATTGAGAAGTTAAATCTGAAAGATAGCAGAGTTCCTtgtcaatttttctttcatactttTGAATTTCCATATTTTAGAATTTGAGGTTTGTAATCGTCTTGATGTATTTTAAGTGCTACTTTTCCCCAAACTTTATTATGGTAAATAAATTGGTATAAAATGTCCCTGTTAATATTAGGATAGGAATGATTTGCTCAGAAGATCTTAATTTTGTCTTAATTTAAGTCCATAAAAATCTAAATACGAATTTTTAGGTATTCCAGGCAATATGAGGAAACAGCTCTTTAGAGGTGTGAATTAAAGAGCAAAAATTAAgttaattattcaacaaatatacatAAGCACCCAGTATGTGTCAGAAACAGTATTAGGCTctgttaattaaataaaagatatttaaatcttGCCTTTGCCAGAAAGCTTCTCTTATAGCTGTCTACATTTTCAGAATAACATAACCATCCTGATTTGACATGGCATTTtcaagcttaatttttttttttttttttttttttttttgcggcacgcgggcctctcactgctgtggcctctcccgctgcggagcacaggcccagcggccatggcccacgggcccagccgctctgcggcatgtgggatccccccggaccggggcacgaacccatgtcccctgcatcggcaggcggactctcaaccactgcaccaccagggaagtcctcaagctTAATATTAGGATAGTAAACCCGGAAAGATAATGAGCACAAGATTGACTACAAAAAGTGATACTGAGTAACAAATGTGTTGGAAAGGCAACTGAAATTTAACTAGTTTTCCATTGTAAACATGTTCATTtgagaaagtttagaaaataggaaaaaaggcATTTAAGTTCCACTTGCAGTCCCTCTTAATGGTTCTGtggcttccatttctttttctatgcataggttttttaaaaacacaattgaaataattttgtctgtataatttTTATCCTACTTTCTTTACTTATTATGGAATTTGCTTATTATATACTGcttttaaattaacattattttacTGGTTTCATAGTATTCTAATAGGTAAACTCTAGTAAACTGTGATTCACAGACAAttggttgttttaaaatttttttctcttaagtagGAAATAACTCAGCAGTTTGCATGTTTACagaaggatttttcttttatttaggatttttcctGAGATTAGATTACCAAAAATGGAATTATGGAGTCAAAGAttatagcattttattttctggGGTTAACTGAGAGTGGTTTGGTCAGTAGCAACAGCAGGGGATGATGGGAAGCACAGTTGATCATCCTTGCTGCCCCTGTAGACGCTGACCACCACAGCTGCGTAGCCAGAGTGAAACCCAGATCTGGTTCCCGGGTGAATTCCCTTCCCTCTGTACCATGGTGCCTTGCTCTTATTTAGAAATACCTAATAATTCATTAAGTTCAGTCCCTTAATGAATGCatactcttcctttctttgtgtGTTTGCTATTCTCTGCCCTAAACCTCATGATACCTTTAAGGGTATTGAACCATTTCTTAAAGGTTCGTCTTGGTTGGTTCTGCAGACTCTGCCGATAGCATGTACAGCACTCACCATAGCTGGTGTTGGGTTTGACTGCTCGTTAGACTCACAAGACCCGGATAGGCCATGTCTGACACCACTTTACTCTGAAGGACACAGGACAGGCAAGACACCGTGGGCACCATGCCAGGGGGCAGCTTTAGGCACAATTCTAATATCCCCACAGGTGGCCACAGGAGCCACCCTGGCTTAGAAGCCATCAGAGAGCACTCTGTCTTGTAACAGCCAGGGTCAGGGCCCAGGAACGATAGGCCCACTGCACTCAGGGACGCTGAGCTGTGACTCCCAGCAGGTGTTGATGTGCAGTCGCAGCCCTCCCAGACCAGGCGCAGGGTACCTCCTGGGACATTGTGCCGGAAGCAGGACCGCCCATCCCACAGCTGACCATCCACCTTCATCAGGTTTCCAGGGCAACCAAACTAGAAAGTGAATCCAAGGTCAGTGCCTCACCTCGAGGGAGAAAGGGGTTTTGAACACCTCACTCAGCCTGTTGGATCTTGCGTGATCATGGCCAGTTTTTGACAATGGCTTACTTCCTTTTCCAGTTCCTTTCATAAGGCTGCTTAGCTAATATCTGCCTCTGCAAAAAAGGTAATAatagttcaaatattttaaagagccaGATGGAAGCATCAGGTGGGAGGTCTGAAGTTTTACGATTGCATGATGGATTGGAGGGCT is a genomic window of Phocoena sinus isolate mPhoSin1 chromosome X, mPhoSin1.pri, whole genome shotgun sequence containing:
- the VBP1 gene encoding prefoldin subunit 3, which produces MAAGKEGCGLGEVAGGNGRRLHLGIPEAVFVEDVDSFMKQPGNETADTVLKKLDEQYQKYKFMELNLAQKKRRLKGQIPEIKQTLEILKYMQKKKESTNSLETRFLLADNLYCKASVPPTDKVCLWLGANVMLEYDIDEAQALLEKNLSTATKNLDSLEEDLDFLRDQFTTTEVNMARVYNWDVKRRNKDDSTKNKA